Proteins from one Malania oleifera isolate guangnan ecotype guangnan chromosome 4, ASM2987363v1, whole genome shotgun sequence genomic window:
- the LOC131153423 gene encoding probable leucine-rich repeat receptor-like protein kinase At1g68400 has protein sequence MAELTLKMLLRLALFILMLNFSVSEASSSPDLKALMAFKAGADATNKLATWNATRDPCAWDGVSCRQNRVSRLVLEGLDLAGGFQPLTSLTQLRVLSLKWNRFSGPIPDLSNLTALKLLFLSKNQFTGAFPASISALSKLYRLDLSYNNFSGQIPAAVNRLTHLLTLRLEGNRFAGSISGLNLPNLQDFNVSDNLLAGEIPKTLSGFPGSAFSGNPVLCGSPLSKCSFGSAYPTRPGSDGALASPVLPHPGGGPGTVASSPTSMPANTMSDKSRNSRPVTGKSMSLLAVIAIIVGDVLVLAIVSALIYCYFFRNYAGGSGSGRKASRLMEGEKMVYSASPYPGQVGLEKGRMVFFDGERRFELEDLLRASAEMLGKGGMGTAYKAVLDDGNVVAVKRLREAQVVGNKQREMEQHIEVLGRLRHPNVVSLKAYYFAREEKLLVYDYMPNASLFWLLHGNRGPGRTPLDWTTRLKIAAGAARGLAFIHNSCRSLRLTHGNIKSSNVLLDKSANARISDCGLSVFAPPALRSNGYRAPESSDGRKFTQKSDVYSFGVLLLELLTGKCPSAAEAGGGAVDLPRWVQSVVREEWTAEVFDLELMRYKDIEEEMVGLLQVAMTCTSASPDQRPKMSHVVKMIEDIRGVEVSPCYETFDSESPSVSEDAGGASQ, from the exons ATGGCAGAACTCACCCTTAAAATGCTCCTGCGTTTGGCTCTCTTCATCTTAATGCTGAACTTCTCTGTTTCAGAAGCTTCTTCAAGTCCTGATTTGAAGGCTCTAATGGCGTTCAAAGCAGGTGCGGACGCGACCAACAAGCTCGCCACCTGGAACGCCACGCGGGACCCGTGCGCGTGGGACGGCGTATCGTGTCGCCAGAACAGAGTCTCTCGACTCGTCCTCGAAGGCCTCGACCTCGCCGGCGGTTTCCAACCCCTGACGTCTCTGACGCAGCTCCGCGTACTCAGTCTCAAGTGGAACCGTTTCTCCGGTCCCATTCCCGACCTCTCCAACCTCACCGCGTTGAAGCTCCTTTTTCTGTCCAAAAATCAGTTTACCGGCGCGTTCCCGGCGTCCATCTCGGCGCTCTCCAAGCTTTACCGCCTCGATCTGTCGTACAACAACTTCTCCGGCCAGATTCCGGCGGcggtcaaccggttgacccacCTCCTCACTCTCCGGCTCGAGGGGAACCGGTTCGCGGGCTCCATTTCGGGTCTGAATCTCCCAAATCTGCAAGACTTCAACGTCTCCGACAACCTCCTCGCCGGCGAAATACCCAAAACCCTCTCCGGTTTCCCCGGATCCGCTTTTTCCGGAAACCCAGTTCTGTGCGGATCCCCATTGTCAAAATGCAGTTTCGGGTCGGCCTACCCGACCCGACCCGGATCAGACGGAGCCCTAGCCTCGCCGGTCCTGCCTCATCCCGGCGGAGGTCCGGGGACCGTGGCTTCTTCGCCGACCTCAATGCCGGCAAACACAATGTCCGACAAATCGAGAAACAGTCGGCCAGTCACCGGGAAAAGCATGAGCCTACTGGCCGTGATCGCGATCATAGTCGGCGACGTCTTGGTACTGGCCATCGTCTCCGCCCTCATCTACTGCTACTTCTTCCGGAACTACGCCGGCGGGAGCGGGAGCGGCAGGAAGGCGTCGCGGCTTATGGAGGGGGAAAAGATGGTGTACTCGGCGAGTCCGTACCCGGGGCAGGTGGGGTTGGAGAAGGGGCGGATGGTGTTCTTCGACGGGGAGCGGCGGTTCGAGCTGGAGGATCTCCTGAGGGCGTCGGCAGAGATGCTGGGGAAAGGAGGGATGGGGACGGCGTACAAGGCGGTGCTGGACGACGGGAACGTAGTGGCGGTGAAGCGGCTGAGGGAGGCGCAGGTGGTGGGGAATAAGCAGCGGGAGATGGAGCAGCACATTGAGGTGTTGGGGCGGCTGCGCCACCCTAACGTTGTCAGTCTTAAGGCTTACTATTTCGCCAGAGAAGAGAAGCTATTGGTCTACGATTACATGCCAAACGCCAGCTTGTTTTGGCTTCTTCACG GGAACAGAGGACCAGGAAGAACTCCCCTGGACTGGACAACGAGACTTAAAATCGCAGCTGGAGCAGCCCGAGGATTGGCCTTCATTCACAACTCCTGCCGCTCCCTCCGCCTCACCCACGGCAACATCAAATCCTCCAACGTCCTCCTCGACAAGTCCGCCAACGCCCGCATCTCCGACTGCGGCCTCTCCGTCTTCGCCCCTCCCGCCCTCCGGTCCAACGGCTACCGCGCCCCCGAGTCGTCCGACGGCCGCAAGTTCACCCAGAAGTCCGACGTCTACTCCTTCGGGGTTCTGCTGCTGGAGCTGCTCACCGGGAAGTGCCCGTCCGCGGCGGAGGCGGGCGGCGGGGCGGTGGACCTGCCCCGGTGGGTGCAGTCGGTGGTGCGGGAGGAGTGGACGGCGGAGGTGTTCGACCTGGAGCTGATGAGGTACAAGGACATCGAGGAGGAGATGGTGGGGCTGCTCCAGGTGGCGATGACGTGCACCTCCGCTTCTCCCGATCAACGGCCCAAGATGAGCCACGTGGTCAAGATGATCGAGGACATTCGCGGGGTCGAGGTTTCGCCGTGTTACGAGACGTTCGACTCGGAGTCGCCCTCCGTTTCAGAAGACGCGGGCGGAGCGAGTCAGTGA